In one Gemmatimonadota bacterium genomic region, the following are encoded:
- a CDS encoding 4Fe-4S binding protein: MANGRPRATIGHTEPDASPSGTIPMDSTGKGRLLAWLRGTTGRRRHRVFRARRLVQGFFTAVTLFVGYRFAVFINAARDGAASIPERPPGVEAFLPISGLMGVLDAFHQGGLNRIHPAASVLVVLFLVMALLLRKAFCSWVCPVGLLSDGLAVLGRKLAGRNFRPIRWVDFPLRGLKHALLFFFVGSILAMSPEALVAFIDSPYNRVADVKMYFFFARLGATGAWVIAALALASVFVTGVWCRYLCPYGALLGYFSVLSPLRIRRSAMTCTSCGLCDAACMARIPISGKPGIISQECTGCYDCIAVCPVPGTLTMGTRKRSASVAAFAAAVVLVFAVGYGGARVAGIWKNDISDAEYGERIREIDDPAYGHPGGSGEVEGESGRRQSSVSPCPRPSP, encoded by the coding sequence GTGGCGAACGGACGCCCCCGCGCCACGATCGGCCATACAGAGCCTGACGCATCACCATCCGGGACCATCCCCATGGACTCCACGGGAAAAGGACGCCTGCTCGCCTGGCTGAGAGGCACCACCGGTCGCCGCCGCCACCGCGTCTTCCGGGCGCGGCGCCTGGTTCAGGGGTTCTTCACCGCGGTCACGCTCTTTGTGGGCTACCGGTTTGCGGTGTTCATCAACGCGGCACGGGATGGCGCGGCATCCATTCCGGAGCGTCCGCCGGGCGTGGAGGCTTTCCTTCCCATCAGCGGCCTCATGGGCGTGCTGGACGCGTTCCATCAGGGCGGGCTGAATCGGATCCACCCCGCCGCTTCCGTGCTCGTGGTGCTCTTTCTGGTGATGGCGCTGCTCCTTCGGAAGGCGTTCTGCTCGTGGGTGTGTCCCGTGGGGCTCCTGTCGGACGGGCTGGCCGTTCTCGGACGGAAACTCGCCGGAAGGAACTTTCGGCCAATCCGGTGGGTGGACTTCCCGCTGCGCGGACTGAAGCACGCGCTTCTCTTCTTCTTCGTGGGGTCCATTCTCGCGATGAGTCCGGAGGCGCTCGTCGCCTTCATCGACTCTCCGTACAACCGTGTTGCGGATGTGAAGATGTACTTCTTCTTCGCGCGGCTCGGGGCCACCGGAGCGTGGGTCATTGCCGCTCTCGCGCTGGCTTCGGTGTTCGTGACCGGTGTGTGGTGCCGCTATCTCTGTCCGTACGGGGCGTTGCTCGGGTACTTCTCGGTCCTGTCGCCGCTGAGGATTCGCCGATCCGCCATGACCTGCACATCCTGCGGGCTGTGCGACGCGGCCTGCATGGCGCGCATTCCCATCTCCGGGAAGCCGGGCATCATCAGTCAGGAGTGCACCGGCTGCTACGACTGCATCGCGGTCTGTCCCGTCCCCGGAACGCTCACGATGGGCACTCGAAAGCGAAGCGCGAGCGTGGCCGCCTTTGCCGCGGCGGTGGTGCTGGTCTTTGCGGTGGGGTACGGCGGAGCACGCGTCGCGGGAATCTGGAAGAACGACATCTCCGACGCGGAGTACGGCGAGCGAATCCGGGAGATCGACGACCCGGCCTATGGACACCCCGGCGGGAGCGGAGAGGTCGAGGGTGAAAGCGGGCGCCGTCAGAGCAGCGTCAGTCCCTGCCCGCGACCCTCTCCATGA
- the atpC gene encoding ATP synthase F1 subunit epsilon produces MTESPLRCSIVTPERAFFDEVVDGVVVPAHDGEVGILPGHASFLARIGIGELRVARGSEVSRWFVEGGFVEVRQNRVTVLTDSASEVDAVDLTGARETVEALRSEEGRGEELADALYRVSVMERVAGRD; encoded by the coding sequence ATGACCGAGAGTCCGCTGCGGTGCAGCATTGTCACTCCCGAGCGCGCCTTCTTCGATGAAGTGGTCGACGGAGTCGTCGTTCCCGCGCACGACGGAGAGGTCGGCATCCTTCCCGGACATGCCAGCTTCCTCGCGCGGATTGGTATCGGAGAGCTTCGTGTTGCGCGGGGCTCCGAAGTCTCCCGCTGGTTCGTGGAAGGCGGGTTTGTAGAGGTCCGCCAGAACCGGGTCACGGTGCTGACGGATTCCGCGTCAGAAGTGGATGCCGTAGATCTCACGGGGGCGCGGGAAACCGTCGAGGCGCTTCGAAGCGAAGAGGGCCGCGGCGAAGAGCTGGCCGACGCCCTCTACCGCGTGTCCGTCATGGAGAGGGTCGCGGGCAGGGACTGA
- the atpD gene encoding F0F1 ATP synthase subunit beta — translation MVEGKIVQVIGSTLDAEYPKDQLPEIYDALIVDFEAAGETSRLTCEVQQHLGDNRVRAVALGSTDGLVRGTKILNTGSPVTVPVGEATLGRVFNLLGEPVDKKGPVDAKERRPIHQPPPEFKDLEPKTQIFETGIKVVDLLAPYVKGGKTGLFGGAGVGKTVIIQELIHNIASVHGGSSVFAGVGERTREGNDLWREMQESGVIDKTTLVFGQMNEPPGARLRVGLSALTMAEYFRDEAGADVLLFIDNIFRFTQAGSEVSALLGRMPSAVGYQPTLGTEMGDLQERITSTRHGSVTSIQAIYVPADDYTDPAPAAAFTHLDATTNLSRPIAEKGIYPAVDPLESTSRIMDPTILGEEHYSVAREIQQTLQRYKDLQDIIAILGMDELSEDDKVLVQRARKIERFLSQPFHVAEQFTGFPGRYVKLEDTVRSFKEVVDGKWDHLPEQAFMYVGTIEDAVEKAKTLQAAD, via the coding sequence ATGGTTGAAGGTAAGATCGTTCAGGTGATCGGGTCCACACTCGACGCCGAGTACCCGAAAGACCAACTCCCGGAGATCTACGACGCACTGATCGTGGACTTCGAGGCGGCGGGAGAGACCTCACGGCTCACCTGCGAAGTTCAGCAGCATCTAGGCGACAACCGCGTGCGCGCCGTCGCACTCGGCTCGACGGACGGACTGGTCCGCGGGACGAAGATCCTGAACACGGGAAGCCCCGTGACGGTACCGGTCGGAGAGGCGACGCTGGGCCGGGTCTTCAACCTCCTCGGTGAACCGGTGGACAAGAAGGGTCCCGTCGACGCGAAGGAGCGGCGCCCCATCCACCAGCCCCCGCCGGAGTTCAAGGATCTGGAGCCGAAGACTCAGATCTTCGAGACCGGGATCAAGGTCGTGGATCTTCTCGCTCCGTATGTGAAGGGCGGCAAGACGGGCCTCTTCGGGGGGGCCGGTGTCGGCAAGACTGTCATCATCCAGGAACTCATCCACAACATCGCGTCCGTCCATGGTGGATCGTCGGTGTTTGCGGGCGTCGGCGAACGCACCCGCGAAGGCAACGATCTCTGGCGCGAGATGCAGGAGTCCGGCGTCATCGACAAGACGACGCTCGTCTTCGGCCAGATGAACGAGCCGCCCGGGGCAAGACTGCGCGTAGGTCTGTCCGCACTGACCATGGCGGAGTACTTCCGCGATGAAGCCGGGGCGGATGTCCTCCTGTTCATCGACAACATCTTCCGGTTCACGCAGGCCGGTTCGGAAGTGTCTGCGCTGCTTGGCCGGATGCCCTCGGCGGTCGGCTACCAGCCGACGCTCGGCACGGAGATGGGTGACCTCCAGGAGCGCATCACCTCCACGAGGCACGGATCGGTGACCTCCATCCAGGCCATTTATGTTCCGGCAGATGACTACACGGACCCCGCGCCCGCCGCGGCCTTTACGCACCTCGACGCCACGACAAACCTCTCCCGGCCCATCGCCGAGAAGGGAATCTACCCGGCCGTCGATCCGCTGGAGTCCACCAGCCGCATCATGGACCCGACCATCCTCGGCGAAGAGCACTACAGCGTGGCCCGCGAAATCCAGCAGACGCTCCAGCGTTACAAGGACCTGCAGGACATCATCGCCATTCTCGGCATGGACGAACTCTCCGAGGACGACAAGGTCCTCGTCCAGCGCGCGCGGAAGATCGAGAGGTTCCTCTCTCAGCCCTTCCATGTCGCCGAGCAGTTCACCGGATTCCCCGGCAGGTATGTCAAGCTGGAGGACACGGTTCGTTCGTTCAAGGAAGTCGTGGACGGCAAGTGGGACCACCTTCCCGAACAGGCCTTCATGTATGTCGGCACCATCGAAGATGCCGTCGAGAAGGCGAAGACACTGCAGGCTGCCGACTAG
- the atpG gene encoding ATP synthase F1 subunit gamma yields MAKAKIILKRRKSVRNTEKITRTMEMVSTAKYKQSHSRIANSAPYQEKLRELMAGLGGAGESVSHPLLESRPVKRSVVLLITSNRGLCGGYNSNLISRAVDVLREEEGAGIRTDLHVIGTKGISFFRYRNRELAAAHDDFDDKSGYAQVNRIAGDFLRLYTEGEVDRVTVIYQKFLSAGRQSPVAEVLLPLSAVTETEPGEEADSAGTDYLYSPDPESILRELLPAYFRTTLYNDYLQAVVGEHLARMVAMKNATEAAEKLIKSLTGMYNRARQSQITNEIAELMGGVEALK; encoded by the coding sequence ATGGCCAAAGCGAAGATCATCCTCAAGAGACGGAAGAGCGTCCGGAATACGGAGAAGATCACCCGTACGATGGAAATGGTGTCGACCGCCAAGTACAAGCAGTCGCACTCCAGGATCGCGAACTCCGCCCCTTACCAGGAGAAGCTCCGTGAACTGATGGCCGGACTCGGCGGCGCGGGAGAATCGGTCTCCCACCCGCTGCTGGAGTCCCGGCCGGTGAAGCGCTCGGTGGTGCTCTTGATCACCTCCAATCGCGGGCTGTGCGGCGGCTACAACTCGAACCTGATCTCCCGGGCGGTGGATGTCCTTCGCGAAGAGGAAGGCGCGGGAATCCGCACGGACCTGCATGTCATCGGGACGAAGGGCATCTCCTTCTTCCGCTACCGGAACCGAGAACTCGCGGCCGCCCACGACGACTTCGACGACAAGTCCGGATACGCTCAGGTGAATCGGATCGCCGGGGACTTTCTTCGCCTCTACACGGAGGGCGAAGTGGACCGCGTGACGGTCATCTACCAGAAGTTCCTGTCTGCGGGAAGACAGTCCCCCGTGGCGGAAGTCCTTCTTCCGCTGTCGGCGGTGACGGAGACAGAGCCCGGCGAAGAGGCCGACAGTGCGGGAACGGACTACCTCTACTCTCCGGACCCGGAGTCCATACTGAGAGAACTACTCCCGGCGTACTTCCGAACCACTCTCTACAACGACTATCTGCAGGCGGTCGTCGGAGAGCATCTGGCGCGGATGGTCGCCATGAAGAACGCGACGGAAGCCGCGGAAAAGCTGATCAAGTCCCTGACCGGAATGTACAACCGCGCACGCCAGTCCCAGATCACCAACGAGATCGCGGAGCTCATGGGTGGCGTGGAAGCATTGAAGTAA
- the atpA gene encoding F0F1 ATP synthase subunit alpha, with the protein MKIRAEEVASVIRREIETYRSTLDVSDTGTVLEVGDGIARIHGLTGAMAGEMLEFENGISGLVFNLEEDSIGSVILGDYLEIQEGMSVKSTGRLLSVPSGNALVGRVVDPLGNPLDGLGPIQAESTRPMEVIAPGIAERQPVKVPLQTGIKAIDAMTPIGRGQRELIIGDRKTGKTTIAIDTIINQKGQGVLCVYVAIGQKASTVASVVDVLREHGAMDYTIVVNASSSDPAPLQYIAAYSGCAMAEHFMWEGKDTLVIYDDLTKQAQAYRQLSLLLRRPPGREAYPGDVFYLHSRLLERAVKLSDDNGGGSLTALPIIETQEGEVSAYIPTNVISITDGQIYLVPELFFAGVRPAMDVGISVSRVGGNAQIKGMKKVAGSLRLDLASFRELEAFAQIGTDLDDATQAQLDRGARMVELLKQNQYSPMDVTDQVISIFSGTQGLLDKVPVNRVLETERLILDALRSTHSGLRDAIAEAGVIDGENETKLRTVLTDIIDSLLTGKAHDPR; encoded by the coding sequence ATGAAGATCAGGGCTGAGGAAGTCGCCTCCGTCATACGCCGGGAGATCGAGACCTACCGCTCGACCCTGGATGTGTCGGACACCGGCACGGTTCTGGAGGTCGGCGACGGAATCGCCCGAATCCACGGCCTGACCGGTGCCATGGCTGGTGAGATGCTGGAGTTTGAGAATGGAATCTCCGGTCTTGTGTTCAACCTGGAGGAAGACTCCATCGGGTCCGTGATTCTCGGGGACTACCTGGAGATTCAGGAAGGCATGTCCGTCAAGTCCACGGGCCGCCTTCTCAGCGTACCCAGCGGCAACGCGCTCGTGGGGCGCGTGGTGGACCCGCTCGGCAACCCGCTCGACGGCCTCGGACCCATCCAGGCGGAGTCGACCCGGCCGATGGAGGTCATCGCGCCCGGAATCGCGGAACGCCAGCCGGTCAAGGTTCCGCTCCAGACCGGGATCAAGGCCATCGACGCCATGACGCCCATCGGGCGCGGCCAGCGTGAGCTGATCATCGGCGACCGAAAGACCGGCAAGACGACCATCGCCATCGACACGATCATCAATCAGAAGGGCCAGGGGGTCCTCTGCGTCTATGTCGCCATTGGCCAGAAGGCCTCGACGGTCGCGAGCGTCGTCGATGTCCTTCGCGAGCACGGCGCCATGGACTACACGATCGTCGTGAACGCATCCAGTTCGGACCCGGCGCCGCTCCAGTACATCGCGGCGTACTCCGGGTGCGCCATGGCCGAGCACTTCATGTGGGAAGGCAAGGACACGCTCGTCATCTACGACGATCTCACCAAGCAGGCTCAGGCCTACCGCCAGCTCTCACTGCTGCTGCGACGGCCGCCGGGCCGCGAGGCGTATCCGGGCGATGTCTTCTACCTGCACAGTCGGCTTCTGGAGCGCGCGGTGAAGCTCTCCGACGACAACGGCGGAGGATCCCTGACCGCGCTTCCCATCATCGAAACGCAGGAAGGCGAGGTCTCGGCCTACATCCCGACGAATGTGATTTCCATCACCGACGGGCAGATCTATCTCGTGCCGGAACTCTTCTTCGCGGGCGTTCGCCCCGCCATGGATGTCGGGATTTCCGTGTCCCGGGTCGGCGGCAACGCGCAGATCAAGGGCATGAAGAAGGTCGCGGGATCGCTCCGGCTGGATCTGGCATCGTTCCGGGAGTTGGAGGCCTTTGCGCAGATCGGTACGGACCTCGACGACGCCACGCAGGCCCAGCTCGATCGGGGCGCACGCATGGTGGAACTCCTGAAGCAGAATCAGTACTCCCCCATGGATGTGACCGATCAGGTCATCTCCATCTTCTCGGGGACGCAGGGGCTCCTGGACAAGGTTCCCGTGAACCGGGTGCTGGAGACGGAGCGGCTCATTCTGGACGCTCTCCGGTCCACGCATTCGGGTCTGCGTGACGCCATCGCGGAAGCGGGCGTCATCGACGGAGAGAACGAAACGAAGTTGCGCACGGTGTTGACGGACATCATCGACAGCCTGCTGACAGGCAAGGCCCACGACCCCCGATAG
- the atpH gene encoding ATP synthase F1 subunit delta gives MPASPVARVYAEALFGIAKERSAVDDLDGELHGFFAILAGEEEAFGFLTSPTVDKSSKKELIRSSLEGNASDTLADFLCLLVDKRRFASLPLVAEAFRELADTHAGRARATLTSAAPVPDDTASEMAGALGSALDRKIVLERKVNPDLLGGAVVTIGDKVYNGSVTSQLQRFRKRIMRSYGNEDQG, from the coding sequence ATGCCTGCGTCCCCCGTGGCTCGCGTCTACGCGGAGGCCTTGTTCGGAATCGCGAAGGAGCGGTCTGCGGTCGACGACCTGGACGGGGAACTGCACGGATTTTTCGCCATCCTGGCCGGGGAGGAAGAGGCGTTCGGGTTCCTGACCTCGCCGACGGTGGACAAGTCGTCGAAGAAGGAGCTGATCCGGTCCTCTCTGGAAGGAAACGCAAGCGACACGCTCGCCGACTTCCTCTGTCTTCTGGTGGACAAGAGGCGGTTCGCGTCGCTCCCGCTGGTTGCGGAGGCTTTCCGTGAACTCGCGGACACACACGCGGGAAGGGCCCGGGCCACGCTGACCAGTGCCGCGCCTGTGCCCGATGACACCGCGTCGGAAATGGCCGGCGCACTCGGCAGTGCGCTGGACAGGAAGATCGTTCTGGAGCGGAAGGTGAATCCGGACCTCCTCGGGGGGGCCGTGGTCACCATCGGCGACAAAGTCTACAACGGAAGCGTCACATCCCAGCTTCAGCGGTTTCGGAAGCGGATCATGAGGAGTTACGGCAATGAAGATCAGGGCTGA
- the atpF gene encoding F0F1 ATP synthase subunit B translates to MIWTIVTFVVVLIVLRLTAWNPILSALKEREQSIEGAIADAGRIQSEAEELLATYRTMIDKARDETRAILEEGRKDSLQAQEEIRKAALVEADEFKARARREIELQKDGAVREIWEQAADLSTELASRVIGRSLTGDDHRRLVENLITEMRTDHGGKAGKA, encoded by the coding sequence ATGATCTGGACGATCGTCACCTTCGTGGTGGTTCTGATCGTGCTTCGCCTGACCGCGTGGAACCCCATTCTCAGCGCCCTGAAAGAGCGGGAGCAGAGCATCGAGGGAGCCATCGCCGATGCGGGCCGGATCCAGTCGGAGGCGGAGGAGCTGCTGGCGACCTACCGAACCATGATCGACAAGGCCCGGGACGAAACCCGCGCCATTCTGGAGGAGGGCCGCAAGGACTCTCTTCAGGCGCAGGAAGAAATCCGAAAGGCCGCGCTGGTGGAGGCCGACGAGTTCAAGGCCCGGGCCCGGCGTGAGATTGAGCTTCAAAAGGACGGTGCGGTCCGTGAGATCTGGGAGCAGGCTGCGGATCTTTCGACGGAACTCGCGTCCCGTGTCATCGGAAGGTCGCTGACAGGTGACGACCACCGCCGTCTGGTGGAGAACCTGATCACCGAAATGCGGACAGACCACGGCGGAAAGGCAGGAAAGGCCTGA
- the atpE gene encoding ATP synthase F0 subunit C yields the protein MDGAGFAMIGAGIGAGIATLGAGLGISRIAASSVESIARQPEATGDIRGSMILTAALIEGVALFACAICFMIQSKVV from the coding sequence ATGGACGGAGCAGGATTCGCGATGATCGGCGCGGGAATCGGCGCGGGAATCGCCACGCTCGGCGCGGGCCTGGGAATCTCCCGGATCGCGGCAAGTTCAGTCGAGAGTATCGCTCGTCAGCCGGAAGCCACCGGCGACATTCGAGGAAGCATGATCCTGACGGCCGCTCTCATCGAGGGCGTCGCGCTGTTCGCCTGTGCCATCTGCTTCATGATTCAGAGCAAGGTGGTCTGA
- the atpB gene encoding F0F1 ATP synthase subunit A encodes MLLVTPDPDRIDILHHLMDSPTLFGLDLSRYGITKHVWMMWLASVLLIILMNVASRQKGLVPRGFRNFLEPILLFIRDEVAVPNLHDAADRYLPYLWTVFFFILFCNLLGLIPGGATATGNLSVTAALAVISFFAIHAAGIRNNGFFGYLRSIVPAVPLWLWPLLLVVEIVGIMAKPFALAVRLWANMSAGHIVILVLLGFIFMFKNLFVVGISVSGAAAIYMLELFVAVLQAYVFTFLTAVFMGMAAHPDH; translated from the coding sequence ATGTTGCTGGTCACGCCGGATCCGGACCGCATTGACATCCTGCACCACCTGATGGACAGCCCCACGCTGTTCGGGCTGGACCTCAGCCGCTACGGAATCACCAAGCATGTCTGGATGATGTGGCTGGCGTCGGTACTTCTCATCATCCTGATGAATGTGGCGTCCCGGCAGAAGGGCCTGGTCCCCCGGGGTTTCCGCAACTTCCTGGAGCCCATCCTGCTCTTCATCCGTGACGAAGTCGCCGTCCCCAACCTCCACGATGCCGCGGACCGCTATCTCCCCTATCTCTGGACGGTGTTCTTCTTCATTCTCTTCTGCAATCTGCTCGGACTCATCCCCGGGGGAGCCACCGCCACGGGGAACCTCTCGGTGACGGCGGCGCTGGCGGTCATCAGTTTCTTCGCCATTCACGCGGCGGGCATTCGCAACAACGGGTTCTTCGGCTATCTGCGCTCGATCGTCCCGGCGGTCCCTCTGTGGCTCTGGCCGCTGCTTCTGGTCGTGGAGATCGTCGGCATCATGGCCAAGCCGTTCGCGCTGGCCGTCCGACTCTGGGCGAACATGAGCGCGGGCCACATTGTGATCCTGGTTCTTCTGGGCTTCATCTTCATGTTCAAGAATCTGTTCGTGGTCGGCATCTCGGTTTCGGGAGCGGCGGCCATCTATATGCTGGAGCTGTTTGTGGCTGTCCTGCAGGCGTATGTCTTCACATTTCTCACGGCGGTTTTCATGGGGATGGCTGCCCATCCCGACCACTAG